The following coding sequences are from one Neurospora crassa OR74A linkage group I, whole genome shotgun sequence window:
- a CDS encoding molybdopterin synthase small subunit CnxG has translation MSAPKPPKGHFNILYFATASSHTGKDMEALPAPLPLRKLFDTLEERYQGIREAVLDHSLVTINLGYVDMPSSEDEDGEDNVTVIQEGDEVAIIPPVSSG, from the coding sequence ATGAGCGCGCCGAAACCCCCAAAGGGTCATTTCAACATCCTGTACTTCGCAACTGCTAGCTCCCACACAGGCAAGGATATGGAAGCACTACCGGCGCCGCTACCCTTGCGGAAACTCTTTGACACACTCGAGGAGCGGTACCAGGGTATTCGAGAAGCGGTGCTTGATCACAGCCTGGTCACGATAAACTTGGGCTACGTGGATATGCCGAGCagtgaggatgaagacggcGAGGATAACGTTACTGTTATCCAAGAAGGGGACGAGGTGGCTATCATACCTCCGGTCAGCTCCGGCTGA